One region of Juglans regia cultivar Chandler chromosome 4, Walnut 2.0, whole genome shotgun sequence genomic DNA includes:
- the LOC109011513 gene encoding E3 ubiquitin-protein ligase RMA1H1-like, whose translation MAFEHYFAQEWKSIQGGATGSESSNGCFDCNICLEFAHEPVVTLCGHLYCWPCIYKWLHVQSAGLAPDEHPQCPVCKAEISHTTMVPLYGRGQTLTEAEDEVKAPHRGIIIPPRPAACSVRSLISTMSNTVQQLPYRNPYQNQQYDHEPHPYGSHGEDSTSPWLNLGGTSGFQHPAVGMFGEMVYARVFGNPASLYAYPNSYHVMGTGNSPRLRRQEMQADKSLSRISFFLFCCFLLCLVVF comes from the coding sequence ATGGCCTTTGAGCACTACTTTGCTCAGGAATGGAAATCTATCCAAGGTGGAGCAACAGGCTCGGAAAGTTCCAATGGTTGCTTTGACTGCAACATCTGCTTAGAATTTGCACACGAGCCAGTGGTCACCCTCTGCGGCCACCTCTACTGCTGGCCTTGCATCTACAAATGGCTCCACGTCCAGAGTGCAGGCCTTGCCCCTGATGAGCACCCACAGTGTCCAGTTTGCAAGGCTGAAATATCTCACACCACCATGGTCCCCCTCTATGGCCGGGGCCAAACCCTTACCGAGGCTGAAGATGAAGTCAAGGCACCACATAGGGGTATAATTATACCTCCTAGGCCTGCGGCATGCAGCGTTCGATCTCTGATATCTACAATGTCTAATACTGTTCAGCAGCTTCCGTACCGTAATCCTTATCAGAACCAACAGTACGACCATGAACCTCATCCATATGGAAGCCATGGAGAGGATTCTACATCTCCATGGCTTAATCTTGGAGGGACTTCAGGTTTCCAGCATCCGGCCGTTGGCATGTTCGGGGAAATGGTTTATGCAAGGGTGTTTGGGAATCCAGCGAGCTTATATGCATATCCAAACTCATATCACGTAATGGGGACTGGTAATAGCCCGAGGTTGAGAAGGCAGGAGATGCAAGCAGACAAGTCACTGAGcagaatttcattttttcttttctgttgcTTTCTTCTGTGCCTTGTAGTCTTCTGA
- the LOC109011514 gene encoding pentatricopeptide repeat-containing protein At2g20710, mitochondrial-like: protein MKLLFPRILPLRPLFPAQKLLAYFFSSNAGVSLYRRISPVGDPNVSVVPILDQWIQEGRHVDKEELQSIIKELKDYKRFKHALEISAWMSEKRYIPLSMDDIAARMNLISRVHGLEQVENYFNNIPENMKGFVVYTALLNCCAYEKSVEKAELVMQKIIDRGFARKPLCYNILINMYYKIGEHEKLDALVLKMEEKGINPDKYTLSIRLSAYAAISDVEEINKTVERMESDPHIVLDWKPYSIAASGYLKVGLLDKALEMVKKLEGLIENSKWSSIAFDVLLKLYAKMGKKDELYRIWELYKEKGKIYNKGYISMIGSLLAFDDIEGAEKIFEEWESMKLTCDFRVPKLMIDAYCRKGLLAKAEALVNKAMTKGGKPSFDSWYYLSCRYLEDNEISKALETMRKAVALCPPGCKPNKEILATCLEYLEGKGDVEGADKFIDLLRVEGIFSALVHDRLLKYIKDLKPNSNEPFQTEGNILTGDSSF, encoded by the exons ATGAAGCTTTTATTCCCAAGAATATTGCCTCTGCGTCCTTTGTTCCCTGCTCAAAAGCTTTTGGCTTATTTCTTCTCCTCGAATGCCGGAGTTTCTCTGTACAGAAGGATATCACCGGTGGGTGACCCTAACGTTTCCGTTGTGCCAATTCTGGATCAGTGGATCCAAGAAGGTAGGCATGTGGACAAAGAAGAGCTTCAGAGTATCATCAAGGAGCTCAAAGATTACAAACGCTTCAAGCACGCTCTCGAG ATATCTGCATGGATGAGCGAGAAAAGGTACATTCCACTTTCAATGGATGATATTGCCGCACGGATGAACTTAATCTCGAGAGTTCATGGCCTAGAACAAGTAGAGAATTATTTCAATAACATCCCAGAAAACATGAAAGGTTTTGTGGTTTATACTGCTCTTCTCAACTGCTGTGCCTATGAAAAGTCTGTGGAGAAAGCCGAGCTTGTTATGCAGAAGATTATAGACAGGGGGTTTGCTAGGAAACCTTTATGTTATAATATTCTGATAAATATGTACTACAAAATCGGGGAACATGAAAAACTTGATGCCTTAGTGCTCAAAATGGAGGAAAAAGGCATCAATCCTGACAAATACACTCTCAGCATCCGGCTTAGTGCATATGCTGCCATCTCTGATGTGGAGGAAATAAACAAGACCGTTGAAAGGATGGAATCTGATCCACATATAGTTCTGGACTGGAAACCTTATTCCATTGCCGCAAGTGGATATCTAAAAGTTGGGCTACTTGACAAGGCTTTAGAAATGGTGAAGAAATTGGAGGGACTGATAGAAAATTCCAAATGGAGCAGTATTGCATTCGATGTGCTTCTCAAACTGTATGCTAAAATGGGGAAGAAGGATGAGCTGTACCGCATCTGGGAACTTTATAAGGAGAAGGGAAAAATATACAACAAGGGCTACATAAGCATGATAGGCTCGCTTTTAGCATTTGATGATATCGAAGGTGCAGAGAAGATTTTTGAGGAGTGGGAATCCATGAAATTAACATGCGACTTTCGTGTTCCAAAATTAATGATTGATGCATATTGTAGAAAGGGTCTTCTAGCAAAGGCTGAAGCCCTCGTAAACAAGGCCATGACTAAAGGAGGAAAGCCTTCATTTGATTCATGGTATTATTTGTCTTGTAGATATCTTGAAGATAATGAAATATCAAAGGCGTTGGAGACTATGAGGAAAGCAGTTGCATTATGCCCACCTGGATGCAAGCCCAACAAGGAAATATTGGCAACCTGTTTGGAGTACTTGGAAGGGAAGGGAGATGTGGAAGGAGCTGACAAGTTCATAGATTTACTTAGGGTTGAGGGTATATTCTCTGCTCTTGTTCACGACAGGTTGCTGAAATACATTAAGGATTTGAAACCAAACTCCAATGAACCCTTTCAAACGGAAGGGAATATTTTGACTGGGGATAGCAGCTTCTGA
- the LOC109011524 gene encoding heat stress transcription factor B-2a-like — protein sequence MAREVLELELELEKGTSKSATTSSQSPRARCPPPFLSKTYDLLEGEDDDDDRGKLRTVSWNAEGTGFVVWSPAEFSELVLPKYFKHNNFSSFIRQLNTYGFKKTCSKIWEFKHEKFQKGCRHMLVEITRKKCEPSVFPAYLKASEESTMTAMEESNRLQLLKENEVLKRENLELQMQIAQFKALEIKLMDYLAQYMMGNKQNKVRRLC from the exons ATGGCAAGAGAAGTGTTGGAGCTGGAGCTGGAGCTGGAGAAGGGAACCAGCAAGAGTGCTACCACTTCAAGCCAGTCTCCGAGGGCAAGGTGCCCGCCTCCATTCTTGTCAAAGACTTATGATTTGTTAGAaggagaagatgatgatgatgatcgtGGAAAGCTGAGAACTGTGTCGTGGAATGCGGAGGGAACGGGGTTTGTAGTATGGTCTCCGGCCGAGTTTTCGGAGCTCGTACTGcctaaatatttcaaacacaacaATTTTTCTAGCTTCATTCGCCAGCTGAATACCTAT GGATTCAAGAAGACATGCTCCAAAATATGGGAATTCAAGCACGAGAAGTTCCAGAAGGGGTGCAGGCATATGCTGGTGGAGATCACCAGGAAGAAGTGCGAGCCAAGTGTCTTTCCAGCGTACCTGAAGGCTTCTGAAGAGAGCACGATGACAGCAATGGAGGAAAGCAATCGTCTGCAACTCCTCAAGGAGAACGAGGTCttaaagagagagaatttggAACTGCAGATGCAAATAGCACAGTTCAAAGCACTAGAAATAAAGTTGATGGATTACCTTGCACAATACATGATGGGAAACAAACAGAACAAAGTTAGGAGGCTATGTTAA